From Streptomyces sp. NBC_01754, a single genomic window includes:
- a CDS encoding class F sortase has protein sequence MAAPQPSGPDSASSPAPARSLLWPAAAVGLGFLLVYNSLDASAGVPPPATTVSAPTGGASAPASAESAPAPSAAPANPGLPRSEPSRVSIRSIAVDAPFTPLSIGSSGRLDAPPANDPNLVGWFKDGATPGERGTSVVAGHVDTKTGPAVFLLLSTLKAGNTVDITRKDGVVATFKVDSVETFSKADFPSDRVYSDNGTAQLRLITCGGVYDKKAKDYKDNVVVFAHLDSAKNG, from the coding sequence ATGGCCGCCCCCCAGCCGTCCGGACCGGACTCCGCGTCGTCTCCGGCACCCGCCCGATCACTGCTGTGGCCCGCCGCGGCGGTAGGGCTGGGTTTCCTCCTCGTCTACAACTCGCTCGACGCCTCCGCGGGTGTCCCCCCACCGGCGACCACGGTGTCCGCTCCTACCGGCGGCGCGTCGGCACCGGCCTCGGCCGAGTCCGCGCCGGCACCCTCAGCGGCCCCCGCCAATCCGGGACTGCCCCGGTCGGAGCCCTCACGCGTCTCGATCCGGTCGATCGCCGTCGACGCCCCCTTCACACCGCTCTCCATCGGTTCGTCGGGCCGGCTCGACGCGCCGCCGGCGAACGACCCGAACCTGGTCGGCTGGTTCAAGGACGGTGCCACCCCGGGCGAGCGCGGCACCTCGGTGGTCGCCGGACACGTCGACACCAAGACGGGACCCGCGGTCTTCCTGCTCCTGAGCACCCTCAAAGCCGGGAACACGGTGGACATCACCCGTAAGGACGGCGTGGTGGCCACCTTCAAGGTCGACAGCGTCGAGACCTTCAGCAAGGCGGATTTCCCGAGCGATCGGGTCTACTCGGACAACGGGACCGCCCAGCTGCGGCTGATCACCTGCGGCGGTGTGTACGACAAGAAGGCGAAGGACTACAAGGACAACGTGGTCGTCTTCGCCCATCTGGACTCGGCCAAGAACGGCTGA
- a CDS encoding aquaporin has protein sequence MSTTTTAPQDASAPSAAGHRALAVDPHALVAEFFGTLLLVFFAVGVAIFAEPFVGVLGIALAFGFVLLALVYAIGPISGCHVNPAVTLGMVLGRRVSPVTGLCYWVAQLAGGLAGAGLLAWLANSIPVFQVAGRGSFGSDGYGANSLVHISAGGAFLAETILTSLLVFVVLCTTHGKGAKGPAGIAIGLSLAVIHLLGIPLTGTSVNPARALGPAVFAGNNAMSQVWLFLVAPLVGAVVAVLVHFLTHGMPGTDNPPAGRPPVPASESPDGTPDTDTAPGPAPAHHDDDLE, from the coding sequence ATGAGCACAACCACTACGGCTCCGCAGGACGCCTCCGCCCCATCCGCCGCAGGGCACCGGGCCCTGGCCGTCGATCCGCACGCACTCGTGGCCGAGTTCTTCGGCACCCTCCTGCTGGTCTTCTTCGCGGTCGGAGTGGCGATCTTCGCCGAACCGTTCGTGGGAGTCCTGGGCATCGCGCTGGCGTTCGGATTCGTCCTGCTGGCCCTGGTCTACGCGATCGGCCCGATCTCCGGCTGCCACGTCAACCCGGCGGTGACCCTGGGCATGGTGCTGGGCCGGCGCGTCTCCCCCGTCACGGGCCTCTGCTACTGGGTGGCCCAGTTGGCGGGCGGTCTCGCCGGTGCCGGGCTGCTGGCCTGGCTCGCCAACAGCATCCCCGTCTTCCAGGTGGCGGGGCGTGGCTCGTTCGGCAGCGACGGGTACGGGGCCAACTCCCTCGTACACATCTCGGCGGGCGGCGCCTTCCTCGCGGAAACGATTCTCACCTCCCTCCTCGTCTTCGTGGTGCTCTGCACGACGCACGGCAAGGGCGCCAAGGGCCCGGCCGGCATCGCGATCGGCCTGAGCCTCGCCGTGATCCACCTGCTGGGCATTCCGCTCACGGGTACCTCGGTGAACCCGGCGCGAGCCCTCGGTCCGGCCGTCTTCGCGGGCAACAACGCGATGAGCCAGGTGTGGCTCTTCCTGGTCGCCCCGCTCGTGGGCGCGGTCGTCGCGGTCCTCGTGCACTTCCTGACGCACGGCATGCCCGGCACGGACAACCCGCCGGCCGGCCGGCCCCCGGTCCCCGCCTCGGAGAGCCCGGACGGCACACCGGACACCGACACCGCGCCCGGCCCCGCTCCGGCGCACCACGACGACGACCTGGAGTGA